One Eubalaena glacialis isolate mEubGla1 chromosome 11, mEubGla1.1.hap2.+ XY, whole genome shotgun sequence DNA segment encodes these proteins:
- the ZBED4 gene encoding zinc finger BED domain-containing protein 4, with product MENHQETRPEGDGDFVSDKINFKIEEEDDDQIPNHSLERMDFRNEQEDGKRADSGDERAEGREASGGCRPPGRRVSPDPEDDYGALLSQYSSTLYSVAMEAVTQSLLSGRGISSRKKSPAWKHFFISPRDSTKAICTYCMKEFSRGKNEKDLSTSCLMRHVRRAHPTVLVEENGSAPAPAPLPAPLPRLPPPPTDTGDPGTVLSPGKLVPRTASKSPSPHQVTEEPGSVVSSEEAPSDVSVSERYSRDEALVGPPAQPLSLHCDEPAENGAEKNLPLPRSASGSRRRSAVWKHFYLSPLDNSKAVCIHCMNEFSRGKNGKDLGTSCLIRHMWRAHRSIVLRENGGGAGVPPPYSAPPTLLPTPPLPDGEPSPASSSPGKPVQDSASAPSSPDRLAEDPPAHWSPGDAPVEDAWALSSSSDVGEASWASSPEKQPGDAPSPRPLESGAVFQQNKKVMRRLKSEVWHHFSLAPTDSLKAVCRHCGCVISRGKKGDVGTSCLMRHLYRRHPEVVGNQKGFLGASLANSPYATLASAETSSSRLTDLPTMVTKNNQVTFPVNSKKTSKLWNHFSICSADPTKVACLHCGRTISRGKKPTNLGTSCLLRHLQRFHGGALKPDAPRTAPPSPPGARGPPSSESAGASSCDDVNEKFYDSHPVAKKITSLIAEMIALDLQPYSFVDNVGFNRLLGYLKPQYSLPPPSYFSRTAIPGMYDNVKHIIMSHLQEAESGVVHFTSGIWMSSQTREYLTLTAHWVTFESSARPHCEDHHCSALLDVSQVDCDYSGSSVQKQLECWWEAWVTSTGLQVGITVTDNPGVGKALNEGARSSVQCFSHTVNLIVSEAIKSQRMVQNLLSTARKICERVHRSPRAKAKLAELQKEYELPPHHLLQDVPSKWNTSFHMLERLIEQKRAVNELSVECNFRELISCDQWEVMQSVCHALKPFDAARREMSAHVSTLSQVIPMIHILNRRVEMLFEETMGIDTMLKSLREAMVSRLSATLHDPRYVLATLLDPRYKASLFSEEEAAQYKQDLIRELETLNSTSEPTPVPNGCAPGSPPRDCAGEESLWSLMAKMKKTEPRGRTKVPEDMVLAYLEEEVLEHGCDPLAYWNLKRAAWPGLSALAVRFLGCPPSIVPSERLFSTPTENGSFGQSRLMMEHFEKLIFLKVNLPLICFQY from the coding sequence ATGGAGAATCACCAGGAGACTCGTCCCGAAGGGGATGGTGATTTTGTttctgataaaataaattttaaaatagaagaggaagatgATGATCAAATCCCTAATCACAGTTTGGAAAGAATGGACTTTAGAAATGAGCAGGAGGACGGGAAACGGGCTGACAGTGGTGACGAACGGGCGGAGGGCAGAGAGGCGAGCGGCGGCTGCCGGCCCCCCGGGAGGCGCGTCTCTCCTGACCCCGAGGACGACTACGGGGCCCTGTTGTCACAGTACAGCAGCACCCTGTACAGCGTGGCCATGGAGGCCGTGACGCAGAGCCTGCTCTCCGGCCGCGGCATCAGCTCCAGGAAGAAGTCCCCGGCTTGGAAGCATTTTTTCATCTCACCCCGGGATAGCACGAAGGCCATCTGTACGTACTGTATGAAGGAGTTCAGCAGGGGCAAGAACGAGAAGGACCTGAGCACCAGCTGTCTGATGCGGCACGTGAGGCGGGCGCACCCCACCGTTCTCGTGGAGGAAAACGGCAGCGCGCCGGCCCcggcccccctccctgcccctctgccgCGGCTCCCGCCACCGCCCACTGACACCGGAGACCCGGGCACCGTCCTGTCACCTGGCAAACTCGTCCCCAGAACGGCCTCTAAGAGCCCGTCTCCCCATCAGGTAACGGAGGAACCTGGCTCTGTGGTTTCTTCCGAAGAGGCCCCCTCCGACGTGTCAGTCTCTGAGAGGTACAGCAGGGATGAAGCCCTGGTGGGGCCGCCTGCCCAGCCCCTCAGCCTCCACTGCGACGAGCCTGCAGAGAACGGGGCTGAGAAAAACCTCCCCCTGCCCAGGAGCGCATCCGGGTCCAGGAGGAGATCCGCCGTCTGGAAGCACTTCTACCTGTCGCCCCTGGACAACTCCAAGGCCGTGTGCATCCACTGCATGAACGAGTTCAGCCGGGGGAAGAACGGGAAGGACCTGGGCACCAGCTGCCTCATCAGGCACATGTGGCGGGCACACCGCTCCATCGTGCTGCGGGAAAACGGCGGGGGCGCTGGCGTGCCGCCCCCCTACTCCGCGCCCCCAACCCTGCTGCCCACCCCGCCGCTGCCCGACGGAGAGCCCAGCCCCGCGTCCTCGTCTCCGGGGAAGCCGGTCCAGGACTCCGCCTCCGCGCCCTCCTCCCCCGACCGGCTGGCGGAGGACCCGCCGGCGCACTGGAGCCCCGGAGACGCGCCGGTGGAAGACGCGTGGGCGCTGTCCTCCTCCTCTGACGTGGGCGAGGCCTCGTGGGCATCGTCTCCCGAGAAGCAGCCGGGCGACGCACCCAGCCCTCGCCCACTCGAGTCCGGCGCCGTGTTCCAGCAGAACAAGAAGGTCATGAGGAGGCTGAAGTCGGAAGTCTGGCACCACTTCTCGCTGGCCCCCACGGACAGCCTCAAGGCTGTGTGCAGGCACTGTGGCTGCGTCATCAGCCGGGGGAAGAAGGGTGACGTGGGCACGAGCTGTTTGATGCGGCATCTCTACAGGCGCCACCCGGAGGTCGTTGGGAACCAGAAGGGCTTTCTGGGGGCCAGCTTGGCGAATTCGCCGTACGCCACCTTGGCTTCTGCAGAAACTTCCTCCTCCAGATTAACTGACCTGCCGACCATGGTCACAAAAAACAATCAAGTTACGTTTCCCGTCAACAGCAAAAAGACCTCCAAGTTGTGGAATCATTTTTCTATCTGCTCCGCGGATCCCACGAAGGTCGCGTGCTTGCACTGTGGCCGGACGATCAGCAGGGGCAAGAAGCCGACAAACCTGGGCACCAGCTGTCTCCTGAGGCACCTGCAGCGGTTCCACGGCGGCGCGCTGAAGCCCGACGCCCCCAGGACGGCGCCGCCCTCCCCTCCTGGTGCCCGCGGGCCCCCGAGCTCAGAGTCGGCAGGCGCCTCCTCCTGCGATGACGTCAACGAGAAGTTTTATGATTCGCATCCAGTTGCCAAAAAAATAACAAGTCTCATTGCTGAAATGATCGCACTTGACCTCCAGCCGTACTCGTTTGTGGACAACGTTGGCTTCAACAGGCTGCTCGGATACTTGAAACCTCAGTACTCTCTGCCCCCTCCGTCCTACTTCTCCAGGACGGCCATCCCAGGTATGTACGACAATGTGAAACACATCATCATGTCACATCTCCAGGAAGCCGAGAGCGGTGTGGTCCACTTCACGTCTGGAATATGGATGAGCAGCCAGACCCGGGAGTACCTGACCCTCACCGCCCACTGGGTCACCTTTGAGTCGTCGGCCCGACCGCACTGCGAGGACCACCACTGCTCGGCGCTGCTGGACGTGTCGCAGGTAGACTGCGACTACAGCGGCAGCAGCGTCCAGAAGCAGCTGGAGTGCTGGTGGGAGGCCTGGGTGACGTCGACCGGCCTGCAGGTGGGCATCACGGTCACCGACAACCCCGGCGTAGGGAAGGCGCTGAACGAGGGGGCACGCTCGAGCGTGCAGTGCTTCAGTCACACGGTCAACCTCATCGTCAGCGAGGCCATCAAGAGCCAGAGGATGGTCCAGAACCTGCTCAGCACCGCGCGGAAAATATGCGAACGGGTCCACCGGTCGCCCCGGGCGAAAGCAAAGCTGGCGGAGCTGCAGAAGGAGTACGAGCTGCCgccccaccacctcctccaggacgTCCCGTCCAAGTGGAACACGTCGTTTCACATGCTGGAGCGGCTCATCGAGCAGAAGAGGGCGGTGAACGAGCTGTCTGTTGAGTGTAACTTCCGGGAGCTCATCAGCTGCGACCAGTGGGAGGTGATGCAGTCCGTGTGCCACGCCCTGAAGCCCTTCGACGCCGCCCGGCGGGAGATGAGTGCCCACGTGTCCACGCTCAGCCAGGTCATCCCCATGATCCACATCCTCAACAGGAGGGTGGAGATGCTGTTCGAGGAGACCATGGGCATCGACACCATGCTCAAGTCCCTCAGGGAGGCCATGGTGAGCCGCCTGTCCGCCACCCTCCACGACCCCAGGTACGTGCTGGCCACCCTGCTGGACCCGCGCTACAAAGCCTCCCTCTTCTCCGAGGAGGAGGCCGCGCAGTACAAGCAGGAtttgatcagggaactagaaaCGCTGAATTCTACCTCAGAGCCTACGCCCGTCCCCAACGGATGCGCCCCGGGCTCCCCACCGAGAGACTGTGCCGGGGAGGAGAGCCTGTGGTCGCTCATGGCCAAGATGAAGAAGACCGAGCCCAGAGGGAGGACGAAGGTCCCAGAGGACATGGTGCTCGCCTACCTGGAGGAGGAGGTGCTGGAGCATGGCTGCGACCCGCTCGCCTACTGGAACCTGAAGAGGGCGGCCTGGCCGGGCCTCTCCGCCTTGGCCGTGCGGTTTCTGGGCTGCCCCCCGAGCATCGTGCCCTCCGAGAGGCTGTTCAGCACACCCACTGAGAACGGCAGCTTTGGCCAGTCCAGGCTCATGATGGAACATTTCGAGAAACTTATTTTTCTGAAAGTGAATCTTCCCTTAATATGCTTCCAGTATTGA